The DNA region TCGGCGCGCGAAGCCATGACGTCGCCCTCGATGACCTTGCCGACGCGGAACCGCTGCTCGTCCTGCCGGAGTTGTTCGTCGGCGAGCGCGACGGCGAATTCGCGGATATCGAGCACCGCCTGCGCGAGCATGAGTTCGCAGTAGGCCAGTTCCACCTGACGGACCACGTCGATGACCTCGGCGCGGAACACATGCTCGCCCTGCGCGGCGCGGTTGCCCGCCTGGCGCAAGGCCACCAGGTTGACGGTCCTGCCCGCGCCTTCGAGCAGGGGCTGCGAAAGTCCCACGGTCCAGCCGCCTTCATACGCGTCGCCGGAGATATCCGAGTCTTCGCCGGAAGCCGTGCCCGTCAGGTACAGCAGCGTCCCCGTCGGGAGCGTCTGTTCCAGCGTCGCGGACCCTTGCGCGTCGTCCGTGTCGTCGGTGCGCCGTTCCGCCTGTTCGAGCACGGAGAAGATGCGGCCCGTCTGGTAAAGCACCTGCGCCGCGGATTGGAGCGCGTTCGCCGAGCCGCCCGAGGAACCGCCGGTGCTGCCGGAATAGCCCGGGGCCGTTGCGGGGCGCGACATGTGGCCCGCCGAGACCGTCGCAAGCAGCGCCGGGTCGAACGCGGCCCGCGCTTCCGGCACGTAAGTGGCCGCGATGCGCGGAGACAACCGCGCCACCTCTATCGACCGGTTATTGAGCAGCGCGCTCAAGATGGCGCCGTCACGCGTCAACGGAATGGGGCCGCCCGGCGCGTCCCGCGGCGTCTCGGGCAAGGTCGCGCGTATCGGCAAGGGGGGCGCGGGTTCCGCCTCAACCGCACCGGCGGGCGGCGCAACGCTGTCGGGCGTCCAGCGCGGAGCCGGCCCCGCGCACGCCGCCAGCAGCAGCGGCGGCAATACCAGCAACGCCAACGGGCGCCATACAGACTTCATCCGGCGCTCTCCAGTTCCGTTTGGCCGGATTCCAGCAGCACCTCGCGGATGCGCGCGTAGACTTCGCACCACTGGCGCGCGCAATCCGGGCCCACCCGGTCCAGCAGCTCCACGATTACCTGGAGAAACTGCCGT from Candidatus Hydrogenedentota bacterium includes:
- a CDS encoding TolC family protein; translation: MKSVWRPLALLVLPPLLLAACAGPAPRWTPDSVAPPAGAVEAEPAPPLPIRATLPETPRDAPGGPIPLTRDGAILSALLNNRSIEVARLSPRIAATYVPEARAAFDPALLATVSAGHMSRPATAPGYSGSTGGSSGGSANALQSAAQVLYQTGRIFSVLEQAERRTDDTDDAQGSATLEQTLPTGTLLYLTGTASGEDSDISGDAYEGGWTVGLSQPLLEGAGRTVNLVALRQAGNRAAQGEHVFRAEVIDVVRQVELAYCELMLAQAVLDIREFAVALADEQLRQDEQRFRVGKVIEGDVMASRAEKASRMADLTDAQSAIRARNIALVRLLNPDTPDSWAVSFDPADAPEVAEVTIDAAASERLSLQYRPELAQAKLDAANRDLDLLETRNALLPRLDLFAEYGHNSYGESSSGIARRLGDSAYDEYRVGVQFQAPLLNRAEKARHERARLSADQAERLVADIAQAIAAEVRHAAIEVRRQWERIGATQEALKSRAEQLRVAQGRNAAGKTTNLDLLIVQRDFIQARVDEVTAKVRYIQALTALYAAEGTILERRGVALDRFAEDRAEASGEQP